CggtgaggaggatgaggaagatgaggaggGTGAGGCTCACCTTCCCCAGCAGCTGGAGGAAGATCAGGTGTCTGGCCTCAAACTGAGTGGGTTCCTGGTTCTGGAAGGCTCCGGTGAGACCCAGGGCCCGATGCCTGCTGGGAACCGTGTCGCTCTCCACCAGCAGCTCGTAGTCTGAGAAGCAGAGTCACCGGGTTATAATGAGTCACAGTTCTCAATATTACAACATTCACGGTGAAATACACGCTTTCGAATTGGTTTTGGGTTTAAGTAATATCTGTGTGGTTACTTCTCTCAGAATTggctccgtgtgtgtgtgttgagacgAAACGCCCAGCATCTTCACTTGTGATGACATGCAACAATCCTTTCTAAACTAGGAATTCAGCGGGCGACTCTCATAGTGCATTATGGGAATCCTCTAGCCATTGAATTCTATAGCTTGTTTTTacggtgcattgtgggattgaatATGTGGACTCGAGAAGGTCCACCTCTTAAAAAGGCTGTACGGCTCATTTCTCctcaatcaaacacacctgattcagatcatcagctcattagaaGAGACTCTTAGAGCTGAAATGAGTGTCAAAGGAGAGATGCGAAATGTGAAgtgttttatactgtaataaaagtTAGCTGACATATATACTTAAGCGTTATGAAAATACCCAAGATATATTAGGGATTTCCTGGAACATCATCAGTTCTATTACTTCTGTGATGTAATGTAGATTCTCAGCGCCCTCTGGAGTCCGgtataaatgaaatacacagacataataatttttacagtgtactaaGGTTTACaggaggcaaaaaaaaacacttggaTGTGCCAAGCCATCAGAACAGAATCAAAAAACGCTGCTTCTCGCGGTGTTAGCGTTACCGGGCGTGAAGAGGCTGTTGAGGTCTCGGATGACGGCTCTGAACGAGGGCCGCTGCAGAGGCTCGTACTCCATGCAGGTGTTGATCACGCTGGCCAGTTCTGTCCACTTCGGAGCAGGGAGCTGGTGCTTGTCTTCGTAGAACAGCAGCTTCTGCACGACACACAAGAACATGAGTTAGCGACGGCGTCACGCGGATATCACAGAGCGAAGCGTGACTCTGCTGCACCTTGCAGCTGTCGTAGCCGGCGAGCGGATGTTCTCCGCTGCAGTAGATCTCCCACAGCGTGGTGCCGAAGCTCCACTTATCTGCTGCCAGACTCAGGCTCCTGCTGTCCTTCACGCACTCGGGAGGAACCCACGGGATCCGCTCCACCAGAACTACACAGAAGAGCAGAGGCCCGTCAGATAAACGCCGCTCCTCTGAGATCAAGAAACAAGACTGGACTCGCATCTCTCACGCTCTCTGGGTTGGACGGTGATGCTGATCCCCGGATCACTGAGCTTGACGAACGGAGACGTTCCTGTTTTTCTGTCTTCTTCTCGCGTCACCAGAACGTTCCTGGCGCAGACGTTTCCATGGATCAGGTTCTTCTCCTCCTACGGATCAGAAACATCTCTCATTAGTCTGGTGCAGCGCTGGGGGcgcttacttttaaaagtagGGCATTGCAGTGTGATATTACTCTCTAAAAAAGTAAcagattacattacatttttacagaaagtAATGTTATGTTACTTTTTCAATCTTGGcaggtttgtttttattataaaacgttatttttacaaatgtaaaagccCTTTCACAAGAAGTGAAATTAATCCATTTCAGGCTGAAGGAAATATAGACTAAACTAATCACATGAAGAATGTGATGCAGGAGAATAAAGTTCAACACTATTCAGTAGTACTGTGCGATATTTacgaaaatattaattttttctgtgattttaGTGATAACGATAAATTTTGCTGAGTGTGTTATCGTGCTGGTATTTTAAGGAAGTTTGTGatattcttcatattctgtTGTCAGTTCACACTGATACAAATTATTCTTTTTCAATAACTATTCGATTTACATTTTAACGTTTATGAAGctgatatttgaaatcatttaaatgcaagacACTCTGAATGTGGAATTAAAaccgccagtaggtggcagtaagttaAACCGAatcattcacaaacaaatcaCTGTCATGTTAGAGACGCAAAATAATGCTgtggttttgttcattttttttgcaaaaaatagGAAATATGTCTAAACCAAGTCTGTTTATTGAACttgaattgtaaaaatatttgtaatcatGGTCATTTTCGGAGAAAATCAGCACTCTTTCTATAAAATTGATTAACTAGGCtacatgaaatgttaaaattatacattttctacCCCTACGTCTTGAATTTGTAACCAGGTTAAAGGCCTTCACGTGATGTACGTGTGCATGGTTTTTGCAAAATACTTCATAATGTCAAAAATCACACATTGTtgaaacaaaaattacaatattattgcaGACAATATTTATTGCATACCCCTACTAGTCAACGATTACTAAAATACAAacttattattatagattattagTATGGTAGAATTGGATCATCAAAAAGGTCAGTCTAGAACTACAGTAAGATCATGTTCACACACAACGCTCTGCACTtactcctgatttctctcaacatggcaaccccagagctgtcagtcaatacaCGACAAACAGGAACTGGAGatacttatttgaaaaagtaactcaaATATTTCCATCTAAATTGAAGTAACGTGTTACTTCACTAGTAATTACTAATCTGATACATAACTCAGACGCTGCTGGCGTCACTCACCAGGTGATGTAGCGCCCATGCTAGCTGCTTAGCCACCTCCAGCTTCCAGGTGATGTTGATGGTGTTGCGGTTTCGCTTCAGGTACGTGTCCAAAGAGCCAAAGCGTACATACTCCTGCACCATGATGTCTGAGAGACACAGACACTTACACACCTGACAGAAACGTGCGTGGgtgtatgtgtacatatgtgtgtaagagtgtgtgtgtgtgtgtgttactcacGCTCGtcagcacaaacacagacaccgTAGTTCAGCAACAAGTGTTTGTGGGATAGCTGGCTCATCATGCTCGCAGACTCGAAGAACGACTGTCAGAAAGAGAAACAATGACGTCCTGCGCTGAACACACTCGTAAACAGACAAAGACACTGGGTTTTTCCCCACAGTACCTCCGTGTAGTTGCGGTGGGTTTTATCCAAGACTTTGAGCACCACGTCCATCTTGTGAATCTCTCCGTAATCACCGAGCTCTGTCCGGACGCCACGGAAGACCTGCGTGAACGTTCCCTGACCCAGACTCTCCTTCTGAAGGCCGAGAAAACATATCAGCAACCTCATCAGAGATGCACGcaatcaaattttttttgtgcatttccaATTGAAATCCAATCATGTTTAGCAAGTGTGATCGGGGGAAAACTTTTTCTTATCTTCTGCtgtgtgtcagtaggaaatatcagttaACATTTCTAAAGATCCATTAGTTTTTAGGATTtagtctcagtttgttctgtttcttcatgtcattccggacagactgatgatgatgatcagatctcACCCTCTGCAGATCTTCTTTATGGATCTTGTGGAAGATCATCTGGTTGACGTGTCTGAGCTCAGATGGAGAGAGACAGGCGTTCGAGCTCTGACTGCTTCTACACACCAGCAGATTGGATTTAtctgcagacacacacgcacgtgtCACTCACAAACATACACTCTTCACACGACGTCCGATCTGAAGCAGAGCGGGGCTCCTGACCTTTGCTGCGCGGCGGACAGCGGCGGCTGAACTGGAACACGTGTCTGTCGGAGCGCAGCGCCTCCTTCTGGTAGTGCTGCAGTAATTCACCCAGACTGCTGAAGCTGCATTTAGCTCCGCTGAGCACCAACTCTCCCGAAAGAGAGCGGGCCACCAGACAGTGCTTGAACTCCAGCTGACCTTCAgactgctcacacacacacacagatggtcAATAAAACACACTGAGCTGAGAGTTAATCACTGTCTAGGATTGATTGAGATAAAGACATCCTCTGGCCGGTGATGTAATCCACGTAAACACACTCACCTCGACCACGAAGGACAGGAAGTACCGGTCGTAATCTTTCGGGCTGCACCTCAGGATATAAACACCTCTGTGGTTTTCACATCGACGCAAGCGGCTGATGGTGAACTCAGTCCTGACCCGAGAAAACAGTTTATCTCTGAAgactgtgtctgtctgtcagttagtgcctgtgtgtgtgtgtgtgtgtgtgtgtgtactcacgACACTGGCCCGTGGCAGCCGATCTGAATCTCCTCCAGGAGTCTGGGGGGAGCCACCTCCTTACACAGGTAGTGATGCGCGTCAGTGGTCAGTCTGTAGTAGCCGTCAATCAGCGAGACGAAGGACAGCGCCTCACTCAGAGAATGAAACTCCAGCTcctgcaggacacacacacacacacactgcagagcTGATCTGAGCCGAGGATGGACTGAAGAGTGACCGAGTCTCACCAGAGTCTGACCGTCCCGTCTGTTGATGGACACGATCCGGTTCTCCACTGACCCGTCTTTACTGCCCTGCTTCACACTGATGTCGATGACTTCTGAGAAATCACAGTAAACCTGCAGAGCCTGAGAGACGGAGGGTCAGAGACGCTCtactcacaacacacacacacacacactcacaccataACATGTTCACCTCTCGGTCCCTGGCCTCTGCGGCTCGACTCCAGCGGATCCCACGGCTCCCACTGACGAGGATGGACACGTCTCCAGCAGAAGGCTCGCTGACCTCGAACTGCTCGGTGTAGAAGGCCGGCTCCAGCGTCTCCAGACTGACCACGTACTTCAGCTTCAGGTCTCGCGGCGAGGCTTTACAGGAACTGAACTGCTGGATGAACCTCCTGAAGCGGAAGCGGATCCTCTTTCGAGTCACGAAGTGCTGGTTCTGGATGTGCTCTCGCATGTTCTTCGGGAGGAACGACTTATAGCTGCACGTGAACACAGAGGTCAGTTCAGACTCTACAGGCAGCggcaggtcaaaggtcacgggTGAACGTACCTGTTGTGGTTGTAGATGTCGACCAGTGACTTGGCCTTTTCTTTGGCCATACGCATCATATCGAGAACAACCAATCCCAAGCACTCTTCCTGAAACTCCAAGCTGATGGGAACGCTGACGGCGCCGCTCAGAAAATCTGACCTCCACTGagacaataaaaaatgtgtgtgagtTACTCTAGCATCTGGATTGAGAAAAACAAGATTCATAGTCGAACCCTGACCCCAAATGACCCTAAACTAGAGGAGATGTTTAAAATGGAACAGAATGCTATGTTAAGAtataatctttccattgatgaTCTTCATGCAACATGAttttatgactgcttttgtgttccagggtcagATTTGTGATTAATTATTCAAACGATATTCAAAACACAGCAGTGATTGTGTTTGATGACTATAAGAGGTCACCTGAGCGAACAGGTACGCTGCAGTGATGTCATCGAGAACGGGTGTCTCCGAGCTCTTACAGACGCCGTACCTGCGGGCCGAGCTCGAGCCGCTGCCGTACCAGCCTGGAAAATAAAACCTGCAGACGGACAGGGTTAGAACCCGTTccaatcccagcatgcaccagTGCTGCAGCCAAACCCGGTGCTCACCTGATCCGGAACAGCAGCGTCTCATTGGCCGAGGCATCGATCTTGAGGATGTGATTGGGCGGAAGCCAGACGCGGTCTCGCGCTCTCATCAGTCCGAACAGACTGCAGTACGGGGGGCTGACACCTGTCAATCATTCACAGACACATCAgctgtgacctttgacctggtCTGATCTGAACACATCCGCtcggcctgtgtgtgtgtgtgtgtgagaaccatgtgtctgtctgtaagtgtgtgtgtgtgagcacctGTAAGCAAGTTTGTGTAACTAACCTAAATAACTGACCAATGTTGTTTTCCGTGAGAAGGCAGAGTtgcggcttcttggctgacctataACTCGAGGGATGACGCAACTTACATCGTAcatcgagtcagaagtcagaCAAGAAGCCGGATCTCGGCAGTCAGGCAGTTACttaggttataattttaaagctagaaatataattttagttacaaaaacccactcaatctgcttcagaggactaATCCAAGTTTAGGAGAGACaggataaactttttttaaaagctctgactgaaagaagaaaggcatatacacctaggatggcttcggggggAGTAATATATGgggtagttttcatttttgggtgaacaaatCCTTTAAAGAAGAAACTAATTTAAAAGAGGAAGTAAATGAGGGTGTGTcctgcacacactcactcacacacacacacacacacacacacacacacacacacacacactcttaaaccCTTAACACTTAACACTCAGAGAGTAAACAGGAAGTGGTAGGAGTGGGAACAGGAAGTTTACCAGCCTACAGCTACATTCGAGCCATGTATGCAGATTAATGACCAGCTGATCattttttcatgtgtttttaacgTTTTTTTGTCACACAAGAGTCAAAGCTAGTCCACAGTTTAGTAAACATCAGCAACCTCTAATCTAAATTGAATCTTcactgttttgtatttatcactttgatttttaacatttatatctGTTTTCGCAGAGTCTCTTCTctggtcatttatttttattttaactcaaTCAAATCATTATTTCTTATAACTagtgtacagttttttttaacagtttgcaggtcatttttttaaattttctataAATAGCTGCTTGAACTGACTTGTTGAAGGTTAGATTAAACCTTCTGCTTCACGctaaaatctcactggattattataATGCATGACATGTTAGTAAACTTTAGTCTACTGCTGAGCTAAAGCGACTAAACCAGCGGGTTCACCAGCGTTCAGCTCTTTTTTTTGAAGGTAAAAAGAGGCATAGAGTTGAAAGTTTTCTTCATGCAGATTTCACAACAGGTTCATGGGTCGCACAAATGAACCACACTGACCGACGGAGCCACTTCTGTTTCAGCGGAGCGTCATTCGTCCACTGACACCAGACGATGAACATTTCCTCCCTCGTTAATGAGCACTTTTCAAATATCAGGGTTTGGAGCGAAATGTACGGCCGATGTGTTTAAggaagcacttttattttgccgGTGCTCACgttctttcttttatattattagcAATATAAAGGGCAAATATAttggatattaaaaaaattcccaaCACACCCAACTATTCCTAGAATACAGAGAGCCCTGTTGATTACAGTGTTCACTTcctttttaattctatttttattaaatatttattcgtGAAAAATAGTATgcttatttgacttttttttttttaaatgcaacgaTTTAAAGTTTCTTAAATATGTCATTAAGTCAAATTAAATTGCCCACAGACGATGCAAGGAATGCGACACGGCAGTTACACATAATTAACTAATGATGTTTTATGAAGACATAAAATATGACTGCTGATTTCTGCATGGTTTTTCTTTCATGAGTAAAGCCATAATAATCTGGCATGATGttaccacaaacacacaaatgtgaATTCTTTTCATCAgtattaaaaggatagttcataGCGTGTTTCTGGGTCTGTTTCACTGCTGGCTACGGAGAGCTCTCAGATATCATCAAAAATACCTTaacttgtgttctgaagatcGGCTACGGTACGGGTTTGGAGCATCCTTGAGTGAATGTTTAATACCGATGAACAGAATTCACTCGTCTGTACTTTGTGTGTTCGTGGGAATTTAAGGAACGCCAGAATTATTGGCCAGTATTTCTTGGCTGAAGTGACCCTGTAATAGAGTCAGGACTCACCGCACTCCTTGGCTGCGCTGATGCAGAGCTCTTCGGTCACGTATTCTCCGGCCGGATAGGTCAGAGCGTTCGGCTCGTCTCGGTACAGGCACACCGTCAAAGCTCCACTCGTCTGCTTCTCCGAGCGGCCATCGCACGGCTCCACGCTCACAAACGCTGTCAAAGCCATTTACGCTGCCCCTGAGGAGAGACACagtctgttttatttaactcTAAACCTCTGATTAACATCGGCTTAGACTGCATCTGCATAAATTCAAATGTCAGTAAAGAGTCAAGGGAAAGAGGATCCCCCATGACTTCacatcttcttcttctgtgaACACAAAGAGACGTCTGCCAGGGACTGGAAACGGCAGCATAATTATCGCcagcaaaaaatatttgagattGCGAATGCAGATCATCATATGACTCCAGAGGACTTTGATTGAAGCACATCATTCGTATAAACGACTGTCGCGGATGCTTGAAGGGGTTTCTGGGGCACGACGCTCTGAAGCCTTGTATCTTTTGTAAGATAAAGAGTGACATGAACATCCTGCTCAATACTTCAAAGTCATGCGGCTTCGCAGTGACATGATGAACGACGACAGCTTTGACGTTCGACGCCTTATTATTGGTTAGACTTTACGTGTATCCTACAGctgttaaagaaagaaaagaagatttGACACTTCTGGATTACCCTCAATGCAAAACACTGAGGTCTGACCAGTGTCGTGGACAGTTACTTCTAAAAGTAATGCAAAGTAAAGTAACAAACGTGTAACGTTGTGTTAATTAATcactttttatggaaaataatgcattgttaCTTTTGCGTTACTTTTTATCACCTGGGCTGGTATTgcttattagtttttacaactggcaacttttttttttttttttttttggcaactgtaaatgcatttcacaCCAAAAGTGAAACGAATAATTCTCAGTCTCTGAACTCACTCCTGATTCATCTTGACACCTGACACGACAGCCGTCAGTCGTTGTTAGCTTTAAAGTTATATGTTACTCTAATAGTTACATGAAAATGGTAATCTGGTTACGTAACTTGCGTTACTTGTAATGTAACACCCCTAACACTGTCTGAcgtgtttaatgtttaattaaagcaGTTCTTTTCACAGCAACACTTTTTAATACCTCAGATTTATCTAATTTTTAagtcgtacacacacacacacacagtgcagcTGAAAACCACatgcaagaaaaagaaaatgcacacTAAAATGAGCGTGTTGGTGTAGTGTGACAATGGCTTCCACTCTTACTCAGTTCATGTGAAACTTGTTATCAGTTGATTTGTAGGCTAATAAACCTTCTGAGCTTCACAGCGGCTGTAACGAGACTCTGGGGAATCAATGCGGCAAACAAATCAAAGTCGCTCGGTCCGGACATCAGTCTGGATTAACAGGAACGACTGTAcgaacaataataacaaaaccaACTCGATTTGATCTGATGCAGGAACATTACAGAAACGTTCTTTTTCCTTCAGTGACTGTAGTTATTGTAGTTCACAAAGACACGCTCGGCTATAAGACTCTACCCACAATCCTCTAGCCAAACCAGTGTAAACTGAACAATTAGAGTTTGCTACTTaagggaatagttcactcaaaaattaccccatatttaactcaccccaaagccatcctagaaATATATGACTGTCTTCTTTCAGATAcattgagtttgtttttttttaaatgcatcctggctcttccaatcTTGGTAATGCTgctggatagcggccattattttgaagctatatatggatatatatcgGATATATCCACAATTACTGTGTTGTAAGATtaacctatacgccttcggggggttatcacatgacCTCTGAAGCAGATCCGTTGGTTTTTGGGTGTATTCACAGCAGGAAAGTCCGCTGGTTCACTAGCTTCGGTCAGGACCaatacaatgtttatttttttggtttggtgcTTGATTTCAAACTGCCTTTTTTTGCAAGCAAACCAAACAAAGCCACAGGTGTGCCGAGGTCATCCATTCATTGGACAGAAACCTCAGGCAGGaaaaaacagaaagttcaaaaacagCCTGATCATGGAGAGTTTTTATAGCGCGATTGTTATTGTGTTTCTTATTTTCTGCCATCACCTAACGCAATATGAATCTGGCGGAGAGAGCGTGCTCTTATATAAGGCATCCTGACCGTGGCACGGTGAAGAAAATGGACTACTGTTAagtttcactttctttttacCTAACAAAAGATTATATTTACACCTTAAACAAACCGTACCAGAGTTGGTTTGGACCTGAACTGAGATCATCTCCTCAGCAGGGTCTCGGTTCGCTGTTTGTGCATCAGAGTGTGATTGCTGTATTCAGCTTCTTGGCTGAACATCGTAcatcgagtcagaagtcagaCAAGAAGCTGGAACTTGGcagtataattttaaaatatcatttttgtcacaaaaagccatcaatctgcttcagagagcatgtgataaccccctgaAATACttctggatatatatatatatatatatccaaattTATCCAAACTTGGAAGAGCCCAGATAAACTTGACTGTCTTCatgtgaaagaagaaagtcacctAGGATGGCtccggggtgagtaaaatatggggtagttttaatttttgggtgaactaattcTTTACAAATAGTTCATGCCACGACAACAGAGCTTACGGAGACTCACATACTGAGAAACAAGAAAAGATTTGTCTGTCTCTGGTTTACTGCGAACCTCTGTGGTCAGTCTGATCAAAATGAGGAAATGAAAACATAGTGTGtgcataatattaaatcaaGCGTGACTTAatcgtgtgtgtgagagagagaaagattgaCAGTCACTGCTCTTGGGTTTTTCCTGAAAACTTAATGACATGTTTCCATTAAAGCTGCAGGGTCTGTCCTCGTTAACGAACGAAGCCGGTTTCTGGTCGCGTCAATTAGATGCAATCCGAACGAGTCCTTTCACAACCTGTTCTGATTGAATATGATTCACTGATGCGTGTTATTACGAAGACAGAAACCGTAAGAAACACCAGAGCAGATCTGATCTGGAATCAGCCAGTCGGTGATTTCGAAATCACTCTGATTTCACATCTGTCCGTCATCATTCTCCACCGCCTGCCCCGAGTTTTTACAGCCTGCAGCGAGGAAGAACAAGATCTGAATGAAGAAGTAACCTGCAAAGCCCAGCGCTCAGTTGAGTGTCATCCTACTGTTACTCCGGAGCAGGGTTTAAAGGCTCTTCATATTTTTCCGTTTCCTCGCTCGCGACTAAATGACAAACGTCCCCTGAAGACCCGAAAACAAGCCCGCGCGAGTCCGGTCGCGTTATCAGGCGACGCTCAGCCGCGTTATCTGCAGAAGAACACTGCGTTATCACACAGCTGCCTGGAGAGATACAGAGCAACCGACTCCAGAGACACTTCTGGGCTCCCAGAAACACCACAACAATCCGCTCGACTTCGAAAACTCACCTCCGCCGAATCGGAACGGATCTCATCGGTCCCGTGCTGCTGCGTTCACACCGAAGAGTGAGTTTAAGGCACCCCTGTCAGAGTCTAACCACAGCCGGGTGTGAAGCTGCAAGCCTCCAGCGGTCAGAGACTTCACAAGAAACCAGCAGCAGGCAGAGAAACGGGCCACACGTGTGAAGATGAGGGGAAAACCACCCGATTCAGAGCGAAACAGAAGCAGGATTTTTCTGTACGCGGATCTTTAAGGACGAGCGCGCAAAGCCCTCAGGCGACAACGCCAACAAAACAAGAACCCGAACCGTGGTTCGACCCCTCACGAACATCTTTGCGTGTTTGCTTTCGTTTCTTAAAGTTACTCACGCCGCTGATCCTGTTGTCATGGAGACCCGAACCGAACCGCATCGTAATTCGGATTGACCCGAATCCAGCTGTCACGCTGCGGAGCGGCGGAAGAACCGAACCTCATCCGGATCAGGATCCGGAGACTCGGACAGACGTTAACTGAGATCAGCAGCCTCCGTTCAACTGCCGCGGGAGCGCGCGCGCACGCAGCGTCAGGGGGCGGGGCTTGCTCTTGCTCTGAACGCCGTCGCATATTATTCCTTAAAGAGACATCGGTTGAACGTCAAAAGACGACTAATTAACACTGAAATCGTTCCTTCTGTTTAGTTTTTGATTATCATTAAAGTAAAAGCTCTATATTTATACtgttgttcaaaagtttgggatcagtaagattttttaagacttttttttgttcgtcAAAGCTGCGTTTATGcaatgaaaaatatagaaaaaagtgttaaatattattacaatttaaaattgtggttttctgttttaatttacattaacataatttattcccgtgatgcTGTGCTGAACTTCAGTATTACTAGTTTAACATGATCCTTCAGTTAATCGTTCTAATAATCTGATTTATAATGTTGAAAACTATTGAGCTGATATTgctcaaaatagaaatatttcataacaaTATAAGTCTTTGCTATCACATTTTTACaatcaatttaacacattctTGCCGAATAACagtaaaacttttcaaaaaaattaaaacttaccCCAAATAGTTGAGtagttacaaaagatttcagcTTTGATTACagcaataacttttattttaaagcatattaaaatacactattatcctaatataaaatatgattgcaATTCACTTTTTTCCCtgtagttttgatcaaataaatttgaCTTTGATGAACATAAAACTTTAATTacacctttattattattattattattatgcattgttTATGGGCATTTTTGTTCTTAATTTATTTGTCCCCTTATTCTCTGCAGTACAGATCTGTAAAAAACAgagataaacaggaaaataacagAATCAGTGATAACCTAAAGATTCTATAAAGCCGTGTAGAAATAAAGGGGATGATAAATGAATTTTAAGAGCAAATATTTGTCACCCTGTGAgaacatttaaaactgaacaaGTGTTTTAGAAAAGGTGGTTAAAATGCAGCCcctaaaatacaaacattttccCTCGATGGTGGAGGGATCCTGCTAAAATCAGGTTTTGGTGAGCAGAGATTTCCACTGGTCAGAAATGTTTGATCATTTGTTAAACTTAATATTGCAATCTGCCTCATATCACTGCCTCCTTGTATggaaataaatatgacaaatagTCGCTGGTATTAAAGTACAAAAAGTGTCACACAGAGAAAAGTAACGATacgagtaaataaaaaaaattatactttgtttacaattttacagaattttataAGAATAATTACACCTGATTTCAatcacattaaacaaaacatgaacaaaaacataacagGAAGTGCAGTAATAAATGTGTCGTGATGATTATTTACAATTTCAGGTATATCTGTGACTTTTTGAAAGCTAAGCTTTCAGAGCTCGTCTCAGTTGGCTGTAGAAGTCGACCAGTCCGCTGGCCATGGCAGTGTCCACCGCCGTCTGCGGCAGCATCCCTCTCAGGTCCGGCTGGATGTATCCGGTCAGCAGACTGACCTCTGAGTCCTGCTCCGGCACACAGAACCAGCCACAGGGATGATTGAACCCTCGAACGAACCCCGAGCTCTGCTCCTCAGACTCCACGCtcacacctgcacacacacacacacacacgttggtatttgcggttttatgaggactcttcataggtgtgatgtttttatactgtacagactgtatgtgttagttttacacctaaacctaccccttacaggaaactacatttttagattaaaaacccCCCACCATTTAGTATGTGTTTAAGTCTTTTGAA
This window of the Puntigrus tetrazona isolate hp1 unplaced genomic scaffold, ASM1883169v1 S000001111, whole genome shotgun sequence genome carries:
- the jak2a gene encoding tyrosine-protein kinase JAK2a, with product MALTAFVSVEPCDGRSEKQTSGALTVCLYRDEPNALTYPAGEYVTEELCISAAKECGVSPPYCSLFGLMRARDRVWLPPNHILKIDASANETLLFRIRFYFPGWYGSGSSSARRYGVCKSSETPVLDDITAAYLFAQWRSDFLSGAVSVPISLEFQEECLGLVVLDMMRMAKEKAKSLVDIYNHNSYKSFLPKNMREHIQNQHFVTRKRIRFRFRRFIQQFSSCKASPRDLKLKYVVSLETLEPAFYTEQFEVSEPSAGDVSILVSGSRGIRWSRAAEARDREALQVYCDFSEVIDISVKQGSKDGSVENRIVSINRRDGQTLELEFHSLSEALSFVSLIDGYYRLTTDAHHYLCKEVAPPRLLEEIQIGCHGPVSTEFTISRLRRCENHRGVYILRCSPKDYDRYFLSFVVESEGQLEFKHCLVARSLSGELVLSGAKCSFSSLGELLQHYQKEALRSDRHVFQFSRRCPPRSKDKSNLLVCRSSQSSNACLSPSELRHVNQMIFHKIHKEDLQRKESLGQGTFTQVFRGVRTELGDYGEIHKMDVVLKVLDKTHRNYTESFFESASMMSQLSHKHLLLNYGVCVCADEHIMVQEYVRFGSLDTYLKRNRNTINITWKLEVAKQLAWALHHLEEKNLIHGNVCARNVLVTREEDRKTGTSPFVKLSDPGISITVQPRELLVERIPWVPPECVKDSRSLSLAADKWSFGTTLWEIYCSGEHPLAGYDSCKKLLFYEDKHQLPAPKWTELASVINTCMEYEPLQRPSFRAVIRDLNSLFTPDYELLVESDTVPSRHRALGLTGAFQNQEPTQFEARHLIFLQLLGKGNFGSVEKCRYDPLQDNTGEVVAVKKLQHSTAEHLRDFEREIEILRSLQHENIVKYKGVCYSAGRRNLRLVMEFLPFGSLRDYLSKNKERFDHTKLLLYASQICKGMDYLASKRYVHRDLATRNILVESEFRVKIGDFGLTKVLPQDKEYYTVREPGESPIFWYAPESLTESKFSVASDVWSFGVVLYELFTYSDKSCSPPAVFMEQMGEDKQGQMIVYHLIDLLKRSYRLPAPDGCPAEVHQLMKECWAAEPGDRPSFRDLAERVESIQDSKIF